The Bdellovibrio sp. ArHS genome contains the following window.
GATTCTCCTAGGCATTCTGGCTTCTATTCAATTCAGCTCTATCGTCGACTTCATGATCATGATGCCGCTGGGGCCGCAACTGATGCGCATGTTCTCGATCAATCCGCATCAGTTCGGACTCCTTGTGTCATCTTATACTTTCAGTGCGGGTTTGAGTGGCTTTTTCGCCTCTTTCTTCATGGACAAGTTCGATCGCAAACTGAGCCTGCTCTTTTTCTTTGTCGGATTCTCTTTAGGCACGGTGGCTTGCGGACTTTCGCCGAATTATGAAACTTTGCTTTTCGCACGAGGATTGACGGGAATTTTCGGCGGCGTTTTAAGCTCTCTGGTCCTTTCCATTGTCAGTGATGCGATTTCTTACGAACGTCGGGGTAGCGCCATGGGCGTGATCATGACTTCTTTTTCTATGGCCTCGGTCCTGGGTGTCCCGTTCAGTCTTTTCTTAGCCAATCAGTTTTCCTGGCACGCCCCGTTTTTATTTCTGGGTGCCATTTCCTTAGCTCTTTGTGTAGTGATCTATCTTCGCGTCCCACCTCTGCGATTGCATTTGATGGAGGCACGCCCGAAAGAGCCCATTCACCGAGTTATCACCCGCATTCTGCACAACAAAAATCAGCGGCGCGCCTTGCTGTTCATGTCTGCGGTGATGTTTGGGCACTTCGCCATCATCCCTTTTTTATCGCCTTCCCTGGTCGCCAATGCCGGAATGACTGAAGCCGAGCTTCCCTTTATGTACATGACCGGAGGTCTTTTTACGATCTTCAGTTCCCCTTACATCGGGCGTCTGGCAGACCGCTATGGTAAGCACAAGGTTTTCCTCTGGGGCGCCTTGATCACACTGCTGCCTTATTGGGTGATCACGCATCTTAGCACGACACCTTTATGGTTGATCCTTGCCATCTGCGCTTTCTTCTTCGTCTCGTCTGGGGGACGCATGATTCCGGCGACAGCTCTTGTTTCAGGGACGGCGCAGCC
Protein-coding sequences here:
- a CDS encoding MFS transporter, with the protein product MFSKQEKILLGILASIQFSSIVDFMIMMPLGPQLMRMFSINPHQFGLLVSSYTFSAGLSGFFASFFMDKFDRKLSLLFFFVGFSLGTVACGLSPNYETLLFARGLTGIFGGVLSSLVLSIVSDAISYERRGSAMGVIMTSFSMASVLGVPFSLFLANQFSWHAPFLFLGAISLALCVVIYLRVPPLRLHLMEARPKEPIHRVITRILHNKNQRRALLFMSAVMFGHFAIIPFLSPSLVANAGMTEAELPFMYMTGGLFTIFSSPYIGRLADRYGKHKVFLWGALITLLPYWVITHLSTTPLWLILAICAFFFVSSGGRMIPATALVSGTAQPQNRGSFMSIVSCVQQLSSAVSSYIAGWIVTTNSAGRLENYNVVGYVAVAFTFVAIYLSKKIQAVESAPNKSADAHLAEPVV